GAGGTTGCCGGTATTCAGGTTACCATAGACAGTATTGAGGATTTAAAGGTGGTTGAAGAGATTTTTGATGAATTTGATGATGATGAAGACATTCTCGAAATTATATTTCCTATAACCATTACCCTTTCCGACTTTACCGAAGTTGTCCTTGAAAGTAAGGAAGCCTTGCGCGAACTCGCTGCCGAATGTACGGAAGGTGGTGATGATGATGACATTGAATGTATAGATTTTGTGTATCCCATTACCCTGTTCACTTTTGATATTGATGGGCAAGAACCCAATAGAACTGTTATCAACAGCGATAGGGAGTTGCGGTTGTTCTTGAAGGAAAAGGATGATGATGAATTGATCAGTATTGAATTTCCGATCACATTGAAGAAATATGACGGAACAGAAGTTCAAGTAAACAGTAATGCGGAATTGGCCCGTATTTTGGATGCCGCCAGCGATGAATGTGACGAAGATGATGATGATGATTTCAATGATGATGATTTTGACGAAGATGGGTTTGAGGAGTTCATAACGGACTGTGACTGGAAGATATACGAATTCAATAGGGACAATATGGACCAAACTGAGCAGTATGTCAACTATGAGTTTGATTTTGATGATGATGGAGAGGTAGAAGTTACCGATAGAATGGGCAATACCGTACAAGGTACTTGGAGCTTTATGTTCAGCGATCGTGGTGCCCTTTTGACCCTTCAGTTCGATACTTTGGTTGATTTTAACCTCCAATGGTTGGTTTATGAATTGGACGAACGCAAAATCAAATTCCTGTCGGATAATGGAAATAGGATCATTCTGAAGAAATCATGTGACGACGATGACAATGACGATGGTGATGACGGTGATGACGATGGTGCAATTATCAGTGTGGAGACCTTGACCAATACCTTAAAGGAGTGTGAATGGATTATTGGAGAGCTTGAAGTACAGGATGAGGATGTGGATAGGCTTCTGGGATATGAGTTCATCTTTGGAGACAATGGAATGGTGACCTTGGGAGATGGAATTACCACTTTTGAAGGAACCTGGGAAGTAGGTACCAATGATAATGGCAAACGTACCCTCTTTATAGAAATCATGACCGAAACAGCAGTGAATCTGGAATGGCCGCTTGAGGAGATTTATGGGGAAAGCGTTGTGGAAACCACAAGAATTAAATTGGAAGATGATGCCCTGGGCTATGAGATGATCCTTCAAAAAATATGTGACGACAATGCCGATGACGGTGATGTTGCCGAAATAAGGAACATAGCGTTGGGTGGCCTTTGGAACGTAGCCTTGTATGATGATGAGGGAACGGATGAAACCGCAGATTATGCCGGTATGGACTTTGGGTTCTCCATGTTCAACCAAGTTGAAGTAAGCATTAATGATGACCCCGGCACCGCAGGTGTATGGAGGATTGCAAGGGATACCAACGGTAACCTGGTCTTTTACCTTAACCTGGGGGATGATGATCCCCTCGGAGATCTTGCCGAACCATGGTATGTAATGGAAATTACCGCGGATCGTATAGAACTGGTATACGAAGATGAAGAGGTAAACTTTAAGACCTTGGTGTTCGAGAAGAAATAAACACCTTTTTTGCCCACAACCCCAGTAAAAGGACGATCTTGATCGAGGTCGTCCTTTTTTAAAGCATATTCCCAAAGATTACCGAAACAACATCTCCATGTCGGCAAAAAATCAATTGCAAAAACTAAAAAATATTGAAAATGAAAATTAAGTATTGGAAAAATGTTTTTCTATTGGGCACCCTGGCCCTAATCGCTTCCTGTGAAAATGACGATGACGACGGTGACATCATGGGCAATGGTCAATTTGATAGCGCGGATGTGACCGCACTTCAAAATTCTGTAGAAAGTGGTACCTGGCGCATCACACGTTTTGTGGATGATGGGGAAGATGAAACCAGCAATTATGAGGGTTTTGTATTCACCTTTGGTGCGGACGGCAGTATTGTGGCGGATAATGGCACCACTTCCTTCAACGGAACATGGCGGGTTGAATTGGATGATGACGATGACCTGGATGATCTGGACGACTTGGAATTGTACATTACTTTTTCCACATCGAATGAAGCTATTGATGAGTTGACCGAAGATTGGTACGTTTTGGAATTTAGTGATAACCGTATCCGTTTGGCGGATGATGACGATGATGATACGGATAATGATGACGATTTCTTGACTTTTGAGCGTAGCTAACTCAGTTCATAGTTCCCCAATATGCAAAAGCGACCCGTAATGGGTCGCTTTTTTGGTTTTGTATAAAGCTGTGATAACACAGGTATTTCTTAAATTTGTCCTCCTTCAAAAATGATGTAAGCCGATGTTTGATAATTTAAGCGAGAAACTAGATAAAGCCTTACACAATCTTAAGGGGCATGGCAAGATAACGGAAATCAATATTGCCGAGACCCTTAAAGAGGTTCGTAGGGCCCTTTTGGATGCCGATGTCAATTTTAAGATAGCTAAGGAATTTACCAATACCGTAAAAGAAAAAGCCCTTGGTCAAAATGTACTGACCACCTTACAACCGGGTCAGTTAATGGTCAAAATCGTTAAGGACGAATTAACGGAATTGATGGGCGGTGATACGGAAGACATTGACCTTAGTGGTAATCCTACGGTCATTTTAATGTCTGGTCTCCAGGGATCGGGTAAGACCACCTTTTCCGGAAAACTGGCCAATTTCCTTAAAAAGAAAAAAGGAAAGAAACCACTTTTGGTGGCCGGGGATGTCTATCGTCCTGCAGCAATAGATCAATTGCACATTGTAGGGGAACAGATAGGGGCCGATGTGTATTCCGACAGGGAGAATAAAAACCCGGTGGCCATAGCCCAGGATGGTATCAAAAAGGCAAAGGAACTTGGCTGTAATGTGGTTATAGTGGATACTGCCGGTAGATTGGCGGTGGACCAACAGATGATGGATGAAATATCCAACATCCACAAAGCGGTACGTCCACAGGAAACCTTGTTTGTCGTGGATGCCATGACAGGTCAAGATGCCGTGAACACGGCCAAGGCATTCAACGATATCCTGAATTTTGATGGGGTTATTTTGACCAAGCTGGATGGTGACACACGGGGTGGTGCCGCCATTTCCATAAAATCCGTGGTCAACAAACCCATTAAGTTTATTGGTACCGGAGAAAAAATGGAGGCCATAGATGTATTCCATCCCTCACGTATGGCCGACCGGATTTTGGGTATGGGGGATGTGGTTTCCCTGGTAGAACGTGCGCAGGAACAGTTTGATGAGGAGCAGGCCCGAAAAATCCAAAAGAAAATTGCCAAGAACAAATTTGGGTTTGATGATTTCTTAAGCCAGATCCAGCAGATTAAAAAGATGGGTAACATGAAGGATTTGATGGGCATGATCCCCGGTATGGGCAAGGCTTTAAAAGGTATTGATATTGATGATGATGCCTTTAAACATATCGAGGCCATGATCCATTCCATGACCCCGGATGAGCGTTCAAACCCATCGAAACTCAATTCAAGCCGAAAAAAGCGTATTGCAGCGGGTAGTGGTCGTTCCATTCAAGACGTGAACCAATTGTTGAAGCAGTTCGACCAAATGAGCAAAATGATGAAAATGATGCAAGGGGGACGGGGAAAACAAATGATGCAGATGATGCAAAATATGCGATAGTATGTTTTGTTGTTCAATGTTTAAGGTTAAAGGGTTGCCAAACTTTTAAATTGATTGGGATGGCAAAGGTTGAAATGTTTGAAGACCTTGAAATTTGGCAATTGGCAAGAGAAGTATGTAATGATGTTCATCACTTGATTGAAACAACCTCTTTAAGAAAAGATTATGCACTAAGAGACCAAATGAATAGATGCTCAGGGTCTGTGATGGATAATATAGCCGAAGGCTTTGAAAGAAATGGCAACAAGGAGTTCATTCAATTTTTGAGTATAGCAAAAGCATCTTGTGGTGAGCTTCGTTCACAACTTTATCGAACTTTGGATAAAAAATATATTGATGAGGCTACCTTTGAAAATTTGAAAAACAAAGTACTTATCGAAAGTAGAAAGATAGGTTCATTTATGAATTATTTGTCCAAATCTGAATACAAGGGACAAAAATTCAAGCATAGGTAACCTTGGACTTTTAACATTGAACTGATGAACATTTTAGACGGTCGTAAGATTTCAAACCAGATCAAAGAGGAGATTGCCGTTGAGGTGGCCCAAATAAAGGAACGAGGGGAAAAGGTGCCGCATTTGGCAGCGGTATTGGTCGGGAATGATGGCGCTAGCTTGACCTATGTGGGCAGCAAGGTACGTTCTTGTAAAAAAATAGGCTTTGAATCCACGCTCATCCACCTTCCCGAAGAAACTACGGAGGTAGCTTTGTTAAGACAAGTGGAAGATTTGAACGCCAATCCGGATATTGATGGATATATTGTTCAGTTGCCCCTCCCAAAACATATTGACGAAGAAAAAGTATTGATGGCCGTTCATCCGGATAAGGATGTGGATGGATTCCATCCCGCGAATTTTGGAAAAATGGCACTGGGTATGGAAACTTTTATTCCAGCGACTCCCTTTGGCATTATGGAGCTGTTACGAAGGTATAACATAGAGACGGAAGGTAAACATACCGTTGTCATAGGCCGGAGTAATATTGTGGGTCGTCCGATCAGTATTCTGATGAGTCAAAAGGGAAAAGCGGCCAATGCCACGGTAACGGTTACGCATAGTAGAACAAAGGATTTAACGGAATTTACCCAAAAGGCAGATATTATTGTTTCCGCCCTGGGCTCCCCCGACTTTCTCAAGGCCGATATGGTCAAGGAAGGCGTGGTGATTATCGATGTAGGGATTACCCGTGTTCCAGATGAAACCCGGGAAAAGGGATACTATCTTACGGGGGACGTTGACTTTGATCAAGTGGCACCTAAGGCCTCCTATATTACCCCCGTACCTGGAGGGGTGGGGCCCATGACCATTGCCATGCTTTTGAAAAACACGCTATTGGCAAGGGAACGCCACTCGTAAATCAGTCCTTTTGTTGCTCGGCTTCCTTTTCGGTCCGCACTAATAATTGCTCTTCTTCCTCCGTTGGGGTCAATACGTCCAAATCTTCCCCTTCATCATTGGTACAGCCCGTAACGGCCATAGTAGCGAATACTACAGTTAGCAAAAGTAAAATGGTCTTCATGGCACATAAAATTTGGGATTGCCTATAAGGCTAACGTTTAGACCATAGCATTCTTGTTTTCAATGGCTTGAATTCGATAAAATACCCGTTTTAGGAAATACTGCATATTTTAATTGATTAACTTCAATGGCAAATAATCAATTATGAAATACCCACTTATTGTACTTGCCCTGGTATGGCTTTGCGTTACCTCATGTGAAAATCCCACCGGAGGAAGGACCATTGCGGTCTCTTTTTCCGAAAACGCAAATGGGCAAAGTCTGG
The sequence above is a segment of the Muricauda sp. SCSIO 64092 genome. Coding sequences within it:
- the ffh gene encoding signal recognition particle protein, producing MFDNLSEKLDKALHNLKGHGKITEINIAETLKEVRRALLDADVNFKIAKEFTNTVKEKALGQNVLTTLQPGQLMVKIVKDELTELMGGDTEDIDLSGNPTVILMSGLQGSGKTTFSGKLANFLKKKKGKKPLLVAGDVYRPAAIDQLHIVGEQIGADVYSDRENKNPVAIAQDGIKKAKELGCNVVIVDTAGRLAVDQQMMDEISNIHKAVRPQETLFVVDAMTGQDAVNTAKAFNDILNFDGVILTKLDGDTRGGAAISIKSVVNKPIKFIGTGEKMEAIDVFHPSRMADRILGMGDVVSLVERAQEQFDEEQARKIQKKIAKNKFGFDDFLSQIQQIKKMGNMKDLMGMIPGMGKALKGIDIDDDAFKHIEAMIHSMTPDERSNPSKLNSSRKKRIAAGSGRSIQDVNQLLKQFDQMSKMMKMMQGGRGKQMMQMMQNMR
- the folD gene encoding bifunctional methylenetetrahydrofolate dehydrogenase/methenyltetrahydrofolate cyclohydrolase FolD, with the translated sequence MNILDGRKISNQIKEEIAVEVAQIKERGEKVPHLAAVLVGNDGASLTYVGSKVRSCKKIGFESTLIHLPEETTEVALLRQVEDLNANPDIDGYIVQLPLPKHIDEEKVLMAVHPDKDVDGFHPANFGKMALGMETFIPATPFGIMELLRRYNIETEGKHTVVIGRSNIVGRPISILMSQKGKAANATVTVTHSRTKDLTEFTQKADIIVSALGSPDFLKADMVKEGVVIIDVGITRVPDETREKGYYLTGDVDFDQVAPKASYITPVPGGVGPMTIAMLLKNTLLARERHS
- a CDS encoding four helix bundle protein, which produces MAKVEMFEDLEIWQLAREVCNDVHHLIETTSLRKDYALRDQMNRCSGSVMDNIAEGFERNGNKEFIQFLSIAKASCGELRSQLYRTLDKKYIDEATFENLKNKVLIESRKIGSFMNYLSKSEYKGQKFKHR